A section of the Roseovarius sp. W115 genome encodes:
- the ggt gene encoding gamma-glutamyltransferase translates to MRLVALFACLLWAPSALAQEAADAVAPEAAGAGALVLSGPSAEAQDAKAQSRPVEAQDWMVVAANPLAVEAGARVLRDGGSAADAMIAVQAVLGLVEPQSSGLGGGAFLVWYDGQTGEITTLDGRETAPLAATPRLFQDENGAPLEFFDAVIGGRSVGVPGVPALLAEAHARWGKARWRGLFREAIDLADKGFAVSPRMALMVARDAERLALNSNTAKYFVPRGAPLVEGTLLKNPAYANTLRILAQEGPEPFYTGDIARDIVEAVQNAAGNPGVLSGVDMAIYRVKERPAVCAPYRGHDVCGMGPPSSGALTVGQILRLLAQSDIAQLGPNNPETWRLIGDASRLAFADRGLYMADSDFVPVPVEGLIDPAYLSRRSGLLQGDDALPTVRPGRPEFDHSLNLAPDDPIEQPSTSHISIVDRFGNALSMTTTIENAFGSRLMVRGFLLNNELTDFSFVSHRDGVPVANRVEPGKRPRSSMAPTIVLKDGTPVLVIGSPGGSRIIGYVAKTIIAHLDWGMNVQTAVGMPHLVNRFGVYDVEAGTSAANLAPDLESLGFEVNLRDLTSGLHAISIGDVLQGGADPRREGIALGE, encoded by the coding sequence ATGCGTCTGGTCGCGCTGTTTGCCTGTCTGCTTTGGGCGCCATCTGCTTTGGCCCAAGAAGCAGCGGATGCAGTTGCACCTGAGGCTGCAGGGGCTGGCGCGCTGGTGCTGTCCGGACCTTCGGCAGAAGCTCAAGATGCCAAAGCGCAAAGCCGTCCCGTCGAGGCGCAAGATTGGATGGTCGTCGCGGCCAACCCCTTGGCGGTAGAGGCCGGAGCGCGGGTTTTGCGCGATGGCGGCTCGGCGGCGGATGCCATGATAGCCGTGCAGGCGGTCCTGGGTCTGGTCGAACCTCAGAGTTCCGGGCTGGGCGGTGGGGCCTTTTTGGTCTGGTACGATGGTCAAACGGGCGAAATCACGACATTGGATGGTCGTGAAACAGCGCCTTTGGCAGCGACACCGCGGCTTTTCCAGGATGAAAACGGCGCGCCATTAGAGTTTTTTGACGCTGTGATTGGTGGGCGGTCCGTTGGAGTTCCCGGCGTGCCTGCACTTTTGGCCGAGGCGCATGCGCGCTGGGGCAAGGCGCGCTGGAGGGGTCTTTTTCGAGAGGCGATTGACCTTGCCGATAAGGGCTTTGCTGTCTCGCCACGCATGGCCCTGATGGTCGCGCGTGATGCCGAAAGGCTGGCGCTGAATTCAAACACCGCGAAATACTTCGTTCCCAGAGGAGCGCCGCTTGTCGAAGGAACTCTTCTGAAAAACCCGGCCTATGCCAACACGCTGCGCATCCTGGCACAAGAAGGGCCCGAGCCGTTTTATACTGGTGATATCGCGCGTGACATCGTCGAGGCGGTACAAAACGCAGCAGGTAATCCAGGTGTCCTAAGCGGCGTGGATATGGCGATTTACCGCGTCAAGGAACGCCCCGCAGTTTGCGCGCCCTATCGAGGTCATGACGTTTGCGGCATGGGGCCACCATCTTCTGGTGCGCTGACGGTTGGGCAAATTCTGCGGCTCTTGGCACAGAGCGATATCGCCCAACTTGGCCCAAACAATCCAGAAACATGGCGCTTGATTGGGGACGCCAGCCGTTTGGCCTTTGCAGATCGTGGGCTTTACATGGCCGATAGCGATTTTGTCCCTGTACCCGTTGAGGGCCTCATTGATCCGGCTTATTTGTCCCGTCGCTCAGGGTTGCTGCAAGGCGATGATGCTTTGCCAACCGTGCGCCCGGGCCGTCCGGAGTTTGATCATTCCCTCAATCTTGCACCTGATGATCCGATTGAGCAGCCTTCAACCTCGCACATCTCCATAGTTGATCGCTTCGGCAATGCACTTTCAATGACGACAACTATTGAAAACGCTTTTGGATCGCGCCTCATGGTCCGGGGGTTTTTGCTCAACAATGAACTGACGGATTTCTCTTTTGTCAGCCACCGTGATGGGGTGCCGGTGGCCAATCGTGTTGAGCCGGGAAAACGGCCGCGCTCTTCGATGGCGCCCACGATCGTGCTCAAAGATGGCACGCCAGTGCTCGTGATAGGAAGCCCCGGTGGCAGTCGCATAATCGGATATGTGGCCAAGACGATCATCGCGCATCTGGATTGGGGGATGAATGTGCAAACGGCTGTGGGCATGCCGCATCTCGTCAACCGGTTTGGCGTCTATGATGTAGAGGCCGGAACATCCGCCGCAAACCTTGCTCCCGACCTTGAATCACTGGGGTTTGAGGTCAATTTGCGTGACCTGACATCCGGTCTGCATGCCATTTCCATTGGGGATGTTTTGCAAGGCGGTGCTGATCCGCGCCGCGAAGGGATTGCATTGGGCGAATAG
- a CDS encoding 2-hydroxyacid dehydrogenase gives MPSARLSVVVTRRLPDVVENRMRDLFDVTLRETDAPMTREELVEAMKTADVLVPTITDKIDAGLVGQAGENLKLIANYGAGVDHIDVHTARQRGILVSNTPGVLTDDTADMTMALILSVTRRIPEGLAVMQSESWAGWSPTALLGGRIAGRRLGILGMGRIGQAVARRAAVFGMQIHYHNRHRLREEIEQDLGATYWESLDQMVARMDVISVNCPHTPSTFHLMNARRLKLMKPEAVIVNTSRGEVIDENALTRMLRSGEISGAGLDVYEQENTANPRLRELKNVVLLPHMGSATMEGRVEMGEKVLLNIKTFDDGHRPPDQVVPSML, from the coding sequence ATGCCATCTGCGCGATTAAGTGTTGTTGTTACGCGACGCTTGCCCGATGTCGTTGAGAACCGAATGCGTGATTTGTTTGATGTCACGTTGCGCGAGACCGACGCTCCGATGACCCGCGAAGAGCTGGTTGAGGCGATGAAAACTGCGGACGTTCTGGTGCCCACGATCACCGACAAGATCGATGCGGGTTTGGTCGGGCAGGCGGGTGAGAACCTCAAGCTTATTGCAAATTACGGCGCGGGGGTGGACCACATTGATGTACATACCGCGCGCCAGCGCGGCATTTTGGTGTCTAACACCCCCGGCGTGCTGACCGATGACACGGCTGATATGACCATGGCTCTGATCCTGAGCGTCACACGGCGCATTCCTGAGGGCTTGGCAGTGATGCAATCGGAAAGCTGGGCAGGGTGGTCCCCTACGGCCTTGCTTGGCGGGCGCATCGCGGGGCGGCGGCTGGGTATTCTGGGTATGGGGCGGATCGGTCAGGCCGTGGCGCGACGCGCGGCGGTGTTTGGCATGCAAATTCATTACCACAACCGTCATCGTTTGCGCGAAGAGATAGAACAGGACCTGGGCGCGACCTACTGGGAGAGCCTCGATCAGATGGTTGCGCGGATGGATGTGATCAGTGTGAACTGCCCGCATACCCCCTCGACTTTTCACCTGATGAATGCGCGGCGGTTGAAACTGATGAAGCCAGAGGCGGTCATCGTGAACACAAGCCGTGGCGAAGTCATTGATGAAAACGCTCTGACACGGATGCTGCGTTCGGGCGAGATTTCAGGGGCGGGTCTCGACGTCTACGAGCAGGAAAACACCGCCAATCCGCGGCTCAGAGAGCTCAAGAACGTGGTGCTCTTGCCGCATATGGGTTCGGCGACCATGGAAGGCCGGGTCGAGATGGGTGAAAAAGTTCTTTTGAACATCAAGACCTTTGACGATGGGCACCGTCCGCCGGATCAGGTCGTGCCATCCATGCTATGA
- a CDS encoding SH3 domain-containing protein — translation MNFKLIVVAAGFLLTTSLSAFAQERGPETNLPLPRFVSMKASEGNARRGPSLTHRIDWVFKVKDQPLEITAEHGHWRRVRDREGAGGWIHYSLLSGARTALVEKDMLDMRAKPDETAMVVAHLERGVVAHIDECHLEWCRLKTGGYRGWVAKSHIWGVEASEVLE, via the coding sequence ATGAATTTTAAATTAATCGTTGTTGCAGCAGGGTTTCTGCTGACCACAAGCTTGTCCGCCTTCGCTCAGGAGCGCGGACCGGAAACCAACCTGCCTTTGCCGCGCTTCGTGTCAATGAAGGCATCTGAGGGCAATGCAAGGCGCGGACCCAGCCTGACCCACCGGATTGACTGGGTTTTTAAGGTAAAGGATCAGCCTCTCGAGATCACCGCTGAGCACGGCCACTGGCGGCGCGTGCGCGACCGCGAGGGCGCCGGCGGGTGGATCCACTATTCGCTGTTATCCGGCGCGCGCACAGCTCTGGTCGAGAAAGATATGCTCGACATGCGCGCCAAACCCGATGAGACCGCCATGGTCGTCGCGCATCTTGAACGCGGGGTGGTCGCACATATCGATGAATGTCACCTGGAGTGGTGTCGCCTAAAGACGGGTGGTTATCGCGGCTGGGTGGCAAAATCCCACATCTGGGGTGTCGAAGCGAGCGAAGTTCTGGAGTAA
- a CDS encoding ABC transporter ATP-binding protein, which produces MSFATHNISVRYGRTPVLQDVSLSLPIGQITGLIGPNGVGKSTLLKAMAGLAPCTGEMTFDSSPLHVSSRRDMVAYMPQDSSAGSSLTLTEVVLLGRLATLGIRVSDDLIQAAQHLLADFGLAHLSHRTLDAVSGGQRQLTYLAQALFRQPRLLMLDEPTAALDLRHQLVVFETLQHLAKSKQIAVVVALHDLSLAAQFCDQVACLSNGQLDACGTAPQVLTADRLERVYGIQADVQHSTDNRLRITAIKAI; this is translated from the coding sequence GTGAGTTTTGCAACACATAACATCTCCGTCCGGTACGGCAGAACGCCTGTGCTGCAAGACGTGAGCCTGAGTTTACCCATAGGACAAATCACGGGGCTGATCGGCCCGAATGGCGTGGGCAAGTCAACCCTGCTCAAGGCCATGGCAGGCCTGGCGCCGTGTACGGGGGAGATGACCTTTGACAGCTCACCTTTGCATGTATCAAGCCGTCGCGACATGGTGGCCTACATGCCCCAGGACAGCAGCGCGGGGTCGTCCCTGACCCTTACCGAAGTTGTGTTGCTCGGGCGGCTTGCCACCTTGGGCATTCGCGTGAGCGACGATCTCATCCAGGCCGCACAGCACCTTTTGGCAGATTTTGGTCTTGCGCACTTGTCTCACAGAACTCTGGACGCAGTGAGTGGTGGACAACGGCAGTTGACATATCTTGCCCAGGCGCTGTTTCGCCAACCTCGTTTGCTGATGCTTGATGAACCAACGGCTGCGCTTGACCTAAGGCATCAACTGGTCGTGTTTGAAACACTGCAGCATCTTGCGAAGTCTAAACAGATCGCAGTCGTCGTGGCGCTCCATGACCTGTCCCTTGCAGCCCAATTCTGCGACCAGGTCGCATGCCTAAGCAACGGGCAATTGGATGCGTGCGGAACAGCACCTCAAGTGCTGACAGCAGACCGTCTTGAACGTGTCTACGGCATTCAGGCCGATGTACAACACTCGACAGACAACAGGCTCAGGATCACCGCGATCAAAGCAATTTGA
- a CDS encoding FecCD family ABC transporter permease: protein MLLFVCILLDILTGPAMLGFGDVITALFWPGQANSTTSVIVWDIRLPMSLMAIVVGAALAVAGVIMQTILGNPLASPYTLGFSAAAGFGAAVIILTGITLPVLSWLTVPIAAFASTMVSAALVYGLARARGMTPEVMVLAGIATLFLFQSLQSLVQYLAAPEVLQSIVFWLFGSLLKASWDNLPITTAILGFCVLAILPDVWRLTALRLGDERAAAVGVNVTRLRVRMFVIVALLTAGAVAFVGTIGFIGLVAPHVARGLVGEDQRFLLPMSAICGAIIMSGASILSKLISPGSVIPIGIVTAVLGVPFLFGLIVLGKRRHW, encoded by the coding sequence ATGTTGCTTTTCGTGTGCATATTGCTCGATATCCTTACCGGACCTGCGATGCTTGGCTTCGGTGATGTGATCACGGCTCTATTCTGGCCTGGCCAAGCCAATTCAACCACCTCAGTCATTGTATGGGACATCCGCTTGCCGATGTCGCTTATGGCGATTGTGGTCGGCGCGGCGCTGGCCGTGGCGGGTGTGATTATGCAAACAATTCTCGGCAACCCGCTGGCCAGCCCCTACACGCTTGGGTTCTCGGCCGCAGCTGGGTTTGGCGCTGCTGTGATTATTCTTACAGGCATCACTCTGCCTGTGCTGAGCTGGCTCACGGTGCCGATAGCGGCTTTTGCGTCCACAATGGTTTCAGCGGCTCTGGTTTATGGATTGGCCAGAGCAAGGGGCATGACGCCAGAAGTCATGGTCCTTGCGGGGATTGCGACGCTGTTTTTGTTTCAGTCTCTGCAATCTCTTGTGCAGTATCTGGCGGCGCCTGAGGTTTTACAGTCTATCGTTTTCTGGCTCTTTGGGTCTTTGCTGAAAGCGTCGTGGGACAACCTGCCAATCACAACGGCAATTTTGGGGTTTTGCGTCCTGGCAATCCTGCCGGATGTCTGGCGGCTCACGGCCTTGCGTTTGGGCGACGAACGCGCCGCAGCGGTCGGTGTCAACGTGACCCGGTTGCGTGTGCGCATGTTTGTCATCGTTGCACTTCTGACGGCCGGAGCCGTGGCCTTTGTCGGCACGATCGGTTTTATCGGACTTGTCGCCCCACATGTCGCACGAGGCCTGGTTGGTGAGGATCAAAGGTTTCTGCTTCCGATGTCAGCGATATGTGGGGCGATCATCATGTCAGGTGCGTCAATCTTGTCCAAACTCATTTCCCCCGGATCCGTCATCCCAATCGGAATCGTCACAGCCGTCCTGGGCGTGCCGTTTTTGTTCGGCCTTATTGTGCTGGGCAAAAGGAGACATTGGTGA
- a CDS encoding ABC transporter substrate-binding protein, which yields MTNFFTRRFFAALLGTTLMLPMPAFSETISVTDVLGRTVDVPKKSERILLGFYYEDTFAVGGPDVYDRVVGISRDAWEGWRSLQWDAYVEAVPRIAEIADIGEVDAGTFSLEAALATQPDVAIFAAWQHDALGDAISRIEAAGVPVVILDYNAQEVDKHVASTLALGAILGEEERAQTLADTYAKAYADVLARVAQAETQPRVYVELGRKGADEVDNSYGNTMWGKLVASAGGQNIAEGQVAKWGPLSPEYVLAQNPEVVFLAGSGWRSRDKAVIMGPGVEKELTHDRMQPYLGRPGWDQLDAVAANEIHALYHGGARTLYDFAFFQYIAKTLHPELFEDVDPQANLDAFFETYMPIQFSGTYMTQLK from the coding sequence ATGACCAACTTTTTCACACGCCGTTTTTTCGCGGCGCTTCTGGGCACAACTTTGATGCTCCCAATGCCAGCCTTCTCCGAAACTATTTCCGTCACCGACGTCCTCGGTCGGACCGTGGACGTCCCTAAAAAGTCAGAACGTATTTTGCTTGGGTTCTATTATGAAGACACGTTTGCTGTTGGTGGCCCAGATGTTTACGACCGCGTCGTTGGTATCTCAAGGGACGCCTGGGAAGGATGGCGCAGCCTGCAGTGGGATGCCTATGTCGAAGCCGTGCCGCGGATTGCCGAGATTGCTGATATAGGAGAAGTTGATGCAGGCACCTTCTCTCTCGAAGCGGCACTGGCAACCCAACCGGACGTGGCGATTTTTGCGGCCTGGCAGCACGATGCGCTGGGCGATGCGATATCGCGTATCGAAGCTGCCGGCGTGCCGGTCGTTATTCTCGACTACAACGCGCAAGAGGTGGACAAGCATGTCGCATCGACGTTAGCGCTTGGCGCTATCCTGGGGGAAGAGGAACGTGCTCAAACCCTGGCCGACACCTATGCGAAAGCCTATGCGGATGTTCTGGCTCGGGTCGCCCAAGCGGAGACACAGCCGCGGGTTTACGTCGAACTTGGTCGCAAAGGGGCGGATGAGGTCGACAATTCTTACGGAAACACGATGTGGGGCAAACTGGTTGCGTCCGCTGGCGGACAAAACATTGCAGAGGGTCAGGTTGCAAAATGGGGCCCTCTCAGCCCGGAATACGTTCTGGCGCAAAACCCCGAAGTTGTGTTTCTCGCCGGGTCAGGCTGGCGGTCAAGGGACAAGGCTGTGATCATGGGGCCGGGGGTGGAAAAAGAACTGACGCATGACCGGATGCAGCCTTATCTCGGGCGGCCAGGATGGGATCAACTTGACGCTGTGGCCGCGAACGAAATCCATGCTCTCTACCATGGCGGAGCCCGTACGCTCTATGACTTCGCGTTCTTCCAGTACATCGCTAAAACGCTTCATCCCGAGCTTTTTGAGGATGTGGACCCACAGGCCAATCTGGACGCGTTTTTTGAAACCTACATGCCGATCCAATTCAGCGGCACTTACATGACGCAGCTTAAATGA
- a CDS encoding Hsp70 family protein, whose amino-acid sequence MVSVGIDLGTTNSLVAVYEAEGPRIIKNAIGEMLTPSVVGLADDMKTVLIGRAAQQRLVRHPEQTKALFKRMMGTNTEVKLGRKRYTAVDLSAMVLSNLKADAEADLGHTVTDAVISVPAYFNAVQRQATKDAAEIAGLNVRRLINEPTAAALANGILDRDGESTFVVLDLGGGTFDVSILEMFDGVMEVRASSGDAFLGGEDFTEALARHFCEEKGLLWKNLRANEKEMLLSTAEQLKRALERSEEATAQIELSGQTNSFTVTGDLFDQVTAHLLTRLNRPIEKSLYDADISPGDVDRVILVGGATRMSCIRSLAAKVFKKLPERTIDPDHAIALGAAVQAGLADKHEDLNDIVMTDVAPFSMGIESNHWEGKTVVAGAFAPIIERNTILPASRRQFFSTAMDQQTKIEVRVFQGESAIAQDNVPLGMLMVPVPPGPKGKEAIEVRFTYDVSGLLAVDVKVLSIGKTVSTVIDNLAEAMSDSEKAKRLKAMEALKVNARDDAANIALIEGIKHLHEMLLGEDRQALMSILARFETALETQDPSVIERERKEISDLIVQIEARFVQH is encoded by the coding sequence ATGGTTTCCGTCGGAATTGATTTGGGTACGACAAACTCGCTGGTCGCCGTTTACGAGGCGGAAGGACCACGTATCATAAAAAATGCGATTGGGGAGATGCTGACCCCTTCTGTTGTCGGTTTGGCTGATGACATGAAGACGGTATTGATTGGCCGTGCTGCGCAGCAAAGGTTGGTGCGTCACCCGGAACAGACCAAGGCGCTTTTCAAACGCATGATGGGCACCAACACAGAGGTAAAACTGGGGCGCAAACGCTACACCGCGGTCGATCTATCCGCCATGGTTCTGTCCAACCTGAAAGCAGACGCAGAGGCGGATTTGGGACATACAGTGACTGATGCTGTCATTTCCGTGCCAGCCTACTTCAATGCCGTGCAGCGCCAGGCAACCAAGGATGCCGCAGAAATTGCCGGTTTGAATGTTCGTCGTCTTATCAACGAACCCACAGCCGCAGCTCTGGCAAATGGCATCCTGGACAGAGACGGCGAAAGCACCTTTGTTGTGCTTGATCTGGGGGGCGGAACGTTTGATGTCTCGATTTTGGAAATGTTTGACGGCGTCATGGAAGTGCGAGCCAGTTCGGGGGACGCCTTTCTGGGCGGTGAAGATTTCACCGAGGCGCTCGCCCGCCATTTTTGTGAGGAAAAGGGCCTGCTCTGGAAGAACCTGCGGGCCAACGAAAAGGAAATGCTTCTCTCCACTGCAGAACAGCTCAAGCGCGCGCTGGAACGAAGTGAGGAGGCTACAGCTCAAATCGAGCTTTCCGGACAGACAAACAGTTTCACGGTTACAGGCGACCTCTTTGATCAGGTCACCGCACATCTGTTGACCCGTCTCAACAGACCGATTGAAAAGAGTCTTTATGACGCAGATATTTCACCTGGTGACGTAGACCGCGTAATCTTGGTGGGGGGTGCCACGCGCATGTCCTGCATCAGATCTTTGGCCGCGAAGGTCTTCAAGAAACTTCCCGAGCGCACGATTGACCCGGATCATGCCATAGCGCTTGGCGCGGCGGTACAGGCCGGTCTTGCGGACAAGCATGAGGATCTCAACGACATTGTCATGACCGATGTCGCGCCTTTTTCCATGGGCATTGAATCCAACCATTGGGAGGGCAAAACCGTGGTGGCCGGCGCCTTTGCTCCGATCATCGAGCGAAACACCATATTGCCTGCAAGCCGCCGTCAGTTCTTTTCAACGGCCATGGACCAACAAACCAAAATCGAGGTGCGTGTATTTCAGGGCGAATCCGCTATTGCACAGGACAATGTCCCATTGGGTATGCTGATGGTGCCCGTACCACCAGGCCCCAAAGGCAAGGAAGCAATCGAGGTTCGGTTTACCTATGATGTCAGCGGTTTGTTGGCTGTGGACGTCAAGGTGTTGTCAATCGGCAAGACCGTATCGACAGTCATCGACAACTTGGCCGAGGCCATGTCGGACAGTGAAAAAGCCAAACGTTTGAAGGCGATGGAGGCGCTCAAGGTAAACGCGCGCGATGACGCTGCAAATATTGCGCTCATTGAAGGCATCAAGCATTTGCACGAAATGCTTTTGGGCGAAGACCGTCAGGCATTGATGAGTATCCTGGCCCGGTTCGAAACTGCGCTCGAAACACAAGATCCCTCGGTGATTGAGCGTGAGCGCAAGGAAATTTCGGACCTCATCGTTCAAATTGAGGCCCGATTTGTCCAACACTAA
- a CDS encoding carboxyltransferase domain-containing protein, which yields MSRDPEIRRIGVPGVVVTFGDALSKQANLAAIAFRAAVDAQAWGEVQETSSSLVSAFLSVDLTTIPYDEIHSRQMSWT from the coding sequence ATGAGCCGTGATCCCGAAATTCGCCGCATCGGGGTGCCGGGTGTGGTGGTCACGTTCGGCGACGCATTGTCCAAGCAGGCCAATCTTGCCGCGATTGCCTTTCGAGCTGCAGTTGATGCCCAAGCTTGGGGCGAGGTTCAGGAAACGTCTTCGTCCTTGGTGTCGGCATTTCTTTCTGTCGATCTCACAACGATCCCCTATGATGAAATCCACAGCAGGCAGATGTCTTGGACTTGA
- the groL gene encoding chaperonin GroEL (60 kDa chaperone family; promotes refolding of misfolded polypeptides especially under stressful conditions; forms two stacked rings of heptamers to form a barrel-shaped 14mer; ends can be capped by GroES; misfolded proteins enter the barrel where they are refolded when GroES binds), with the protein MSAKDVKFDTDARNKMLRGVNILADAVKVTLGPKGRNVVLDKSFGAPRITKDGVSVAKEIELEDKFENMGAQMVKEVASRTNDEAGDGTTTATVLAQAIVKEGMKAVAAGMNPMDLKRGIDLATSKVVESIKSASREVKDSEEVSQVGTISANGEAEIGQQIAGAMQKVGNEGVITVEENKGLETETDVVEGMQFDRGYLSPYFVTNADKMTAELEDCMILLHEKKLSSLQPMVPLLESVIQSQKPLLIIAEDVEGEALATLVVNKLRGGLKIAAVKAPGFGDRRKAMLQDIAILTGGQVISEDLGMKLENVTMDMLGSAKKVQITKDETTVVDGAGEKAEIEARVSQIRGQIEETTSDYDREKLQERVAKLAGGVAVIRVGGMTEVEVKERKDRVDDALNATRAAVQEGIVVGGGVALVQAAKKLEGVEGANSDQNNGISIVRKALEAPLRQIAENSGVDGSVVAGKIRESSDDSFGFNAQTEEYGDMFKFGVIDPAKVVRTALEDAASIAGLLITTEAMVADKPAKEGAAPGGGMPDMGGMGGMM; encoded by the coding sequence ATGTCTGCCAAGGACGTGAAATTTGATACAGATGCCCGCAACAAAATGCTGCGCGGCGTCAACATTCTGGCCGATGCGGTCAAAGTGACCCTCGGCCCCAAAGGCCGCAACGTGGTTCTGGACAAATCCTTCGGCGCACCGCGCATCACCAAAGACGGTGTATCGGTTGCCAAGGAAATCGAGCTGGAAGACAAGTTCGAGAACATGGGCGCGCAAATGGTGAAAGAAGTCGCCAGCCGCACCAATGACGAAGCCGGTGACGGCACGACAACTGCGACCGTTCTGGCGCAGGCAATCGTCAAAGAAGGCATGAAGGCAGTGGCCGCGGGCATGAACCCGATGGACCTCAAGCGCGGCATCGACCTGGCCACGTCGAAAGTGGTTGAGTCGATCAAATCCGCATCTCGCGAAGTCAAAGACAGCGAAGAAGTCTCGCAAGTCGGCACCATCTCGGCCAACGGTGAAGCCGAAATCGGCCAGCAAATTGCTGGTGCGATGCAAAAGGTTGGCAACGAAGGTGTCATCACTGTTGAGGAAAACAAAGGTCTGGAAACAGAAACCGATGTTGTCGAAGGTATGCAGTTTGACCGTGGCTACCTGTCACCATACTTCGTGACCAACGCTGACAAGATGACAGCAGAACTCGAAGACTGCATGATCCTGTTGCACGAGAAGAAACTCTCGTCGCTGCAGCCGATGGTGCCACTCCTTGAGTCGGTCATTCAGTCGCAAAAGCCTCTGCTGATCATTGCGGAAGATGTGGAAGGCGAAGCGCTGGCAACCCTCGTGGTCAACAAACTGCGCGGCGGCCTGAAAATTGCTGCGGTGAAAGCACCTGGCTTCGGCGATCGTCGTAAAGCCATGCTGCAGGACATCGCGATCCTGACAGGTGGTCAGGTCATCTCCGAAGATCTGGGCATGAAGCTTGAGAATGTCACAATGGATATGCTCGGCTCGGCCAAGAAAGTGCAGATCACAAAGGACGAGACAACCGTTGTCGACGGTGCTGGCGAGAAAGCCGAAATCGAAGCGCGCGTCTCTCAGATCCGCGGCCAGATCGAAGAAACCACATCTGACTACGACCGTGAAAAACTGCAAGAGCGTGTTGCGAAACTCGCAGGCGGTGTGGCTGTGATCCGCGTGGGCGGCATGACCGAGGTCGAAGTGAAAGAGCGCAAAGACCGTGTCGATGACGCCCTGAATGCGACCCGTGCAGCCGTGCAAGAAGGCATCGTTGTCGGTGGCGGTGTGGCTTTGGTTCAAGCCGCCAAGAAGCTGGAAGGCGTTGAAGGTGCCAACAGTGACCAGAACAACGGTATTTCAATCGTGCGCAAAGCTCTTGAAGCACCTCTGCGTCAAATCGCCGAGAACTCTGGTGTGGACGGCTCCGTCGTTGCGGGCAAAATCCGCGAATCCAGCGACGACTCGTTCGGCTTCAATGCGCAGACCGAAGAATATGGCGACATGTTCAAGTTCGGCGTGATTGACCCGGCCAAAGTCGTTCGTACTGCTCTGGAAGACGCAGCTTCAATCGCAGGCCTGCTGATCACTACAGAAGCAATGGTCGCCGACAAACCCGCCAAAGAGGGCGCAGCCCCAGGCGGCGGCATGCCTGACATGGGCGGCATGGGCGGCATGATGTAA
- the groES gene encoding co-chaperone GroES, which produces MAFKPLHDRVLVRRVESEEKTSGGLIIPDSAKEKPSEGEVVACGDGARKDNGELIDMAVKAGDRILFGKWSGTEITIDGEELLIMKESDILGVQA; this is translated from the coding sequence ATGGCATTTAAACCGCTACATGACCGCGTGCTTGTGCGTCGCGTTGAGAGCGAAGAGAAAACCTCTGGTGGTCTGATCATTCCAGACAGCGCCAAGGAAAAACCAAGTGAAGGCGAAGTTGTTGCCTGCGGCGACGGCGCGCGCAAGGACAACGGTGAACTGATCGATATGGCTGTAAAAGCTGGTGATCGCATCCTGTTCGGCAAATGGTCGGGCACCGAGATCACCATCGACGGCGAAGAGCTGTTGATCATGAAAGAAAGCGACATCCTGGGCGTTCAGGCCTAA